The sequence GTGTTGGTCTGGGCGAGTGTTTGGATAATTAACGCGTGCCAATTGGGTGGCAACTGGGTATCAGCATGGAGAAATAAATAGATTTCTCCAGTGGCTTTTGCTGCGCCATGATTGAGCTGGGTGGCTCTGCCGGGTGGCGATTGGATGACTTTGGCGCCAGCTTGTTCGGCCAGCGCGATCGTCGCATCTTGGCTCCCACCATCGGCAACAATGATTTCGATATTTGGGGTGTTGAGTCCCGCTAAGGTGCCGGGTAAATTCGCGGCTTCATTCAGGGTCGGAATAATGACCGAAATCTTCATTGGAGCTGGGCTGGGAGGTGCGCTAAGTCGTCCGGGCGATCAATGTCAGATAGTTGTGGCAGTAATGTATAGCTGACAGCGTTAGCAGTGGCAATTTCTAAGGTTTTGGCCAAAACGGCATCGGTACTCCAGGGAATTGCTTGAAATAATTCCGGCAATAGTTGGCGGAGTCCGATGAGATAGTAGCCGCCGTCGGTGGCGGGGCCGATGACCAGGTCGTGTGTTGCCAATGCCGTGAAGGCGGTGCGGATGATGGCTTGATCGATAAACGGGCAGTCGGTCCCAATGATCACAATTTGTTTGTGCCCCTGCTGGAAGCCATCGTGAAAAGCGTTGGCCATACGATCGCCGAGATCGCCGTCGCCTTGTGGCTGGTAATTGAGTTCATTGCCCAAGTGCTGGCGGAGCTGGGTCGCAGTGCCACCACAAAACCGAATTTGGATTGGGACGGCGCAAGCCGTGGCCATCGCGATGGTATGTTGATTCATCCGGCGCTGCAATTGCGCTGCACCTTCGGCACCCAAAGCCGGAATCAGGCGGGTTTTGGCCTGACCCGCGATGGGGTAACGGGCGAAAATCACCAACATTTAGCAGCAGCTCTCACCGTTTGTGACTGTTTCGTTGTAGTCCATACCTTTGGTTTCACGGGGGTCGCGCTTGGCGTTGTCACGGCAGTCGAAGGATTTTGCCTGACCTGGCTCGACCGGTTCGATCGGTAACACAGGGATGAAGTCCTGATGATATGGCCCTTGAGGATCGGTGTAGAGGTTGAAGGTTTTCTCACAGACGGCCATCCGTTCACCGCGATAGAGAATATGGTCGTCGTCGTCTTTGACGGCTTTCCAGGGGCCTTTGTAGATGACGGCTTGGTTGTGGTCCCAGCATTCGCCTTGTTTGCCTTTGTAGGCTTGGACGGTGAGCGATCGAAATTCAATCCCATTAATGACTTGCCAGGGCGTTTCTTGGCGGGCCAGGATTTCGATGCCGTGAAAGCCGGCAGCTTCAAACATTTCGAGGAATTCGGCTTCTTGGAATGCGCCGGAGATGCAGCCGCTCCAGAGTTCGGGGTCGTTGAGGATTTCTTGGGTGACGGGTTCGTCGCACACAATGTCAGAAATCACGGCGCGGCCACCGCGTTTGAGAACGCGAAAGATTTCTTGGAAGAGTTGATTTTTGTCCTTGGGGCGAACGAGGTTTAAGACGCAGTTAGAGACGACTGCATCAACGCTCGCGCTGTCAATTAATGGTTGTGTTTGGCGTAGGCGATCGCACTCAGCTTCAAAGGCGACCATGCTTTCAAAGGTTTTGATCGGGTGGGCTTCGAGCCACTGCTGGGCGGCGCTCCAGTCCAGGGCGAGGTCTTGGATTTTGCCTTTGACGAAGGAAACGTTGTGGTAGCCGATTTGGTCGCCAATCGGGCTCAAATATTTGCGGGATAAGGCCAGCATGTCTTCATTCACATCGACCCCAATGACTTGTCCGGTGGGGCCAACTTTTTGGGCAATGATGTAGCAGTTTTTGCCTGCGCCAGAACCGAGGTCAACGACGGTTTCGCCCTCGTTGATGTAGCGGGTGGGGTCGCCGCAGCCGTAGTCTTTTTCGATGATTTCCTGTGGCAAGATCTTCAGATACCGACCGTCATAGCCATCGGTGGGGCAGCAGAGTGCGGCTTGAGCTTCTTTGGCTCCTTCAGCGTAGCGATCGCGGACCGCTTGCTCGATGTCGTAAGTAACCTGTGCATCTGTAACTTTGGTGCCGTTGTCTGGTGTAGTGGCACCCTGTGCAGTTTGGATTGCAGTCATAAAAAATCTTGATCCAGCGACTCTGAGAACTAAATATAGCCTTACTTTAGTTACGCCTGAGTCGATTCAACGGATTTAAATCGGTTTAAGGCAGGGTTAAGAAGTTTGCGGGTTTATCGTCATGATACGTTTAACACTGTAATTTTTTTGGCATGCAATCTGTTGAACATCATGTGAACCTTGCAAGCACTACGCATCATGTTTGAGTGGGGTTAATGTCTGAGTCACGATTGCCTGGGCCTCAGGTTCAGCCACGCCCAGGGTTTGGAGGATCAGCTTGGCGATCTGTTCTGGATAATCCGATGGAGTCTGTCCTTCCAGAATGCTGCGAATCGCCATCAGTCCGGTGCCCATCACGAGATCGATCGCTGCCTGGACACTATCGACCTGAAATCGCTGCTGCTGGATGCCGGCCTCTAGGTCCGATCGGACCCCTTGGTGAATTGTTGCAGTTAAGGGTGCGGCCACGAGGCCAATTCGCACAATCAGCCATCCCCAAGTGGCATCGCGTTTCGCCTGATGTAAGAACTGGCGGATGGCAAATGCCATGCGTTCAGCTGGATCGGCGATCGCTGTTGACTCCGACCAAACGGCTTGATTCATCGCCTCAGCCAGAGATGCGACGACGGCCTTCAACACGTCTTCGCGCGTTTCAAAGTAGTTATAAAACGTGCCCCGTGCCACACCGGCGGCGGAAATGATGTCGTCGATCGTCACTGCGTCCAGCTCTTTGGCGGCAAATACTTGATACGCCGCCTCTAGCAGTTTTGCCCGCGTGCGTTCGCGCTTTGCTAAACCAATGTGGGCACGACGAGAAGTATCCATTTTGCAAGACAAAACAACGATTTCACTTCAGCATATTCCGGCATTGGCACCTCCGTCAAAATGACGATATAGTCAAAATGACAATATCGTCATTTTTGGGATATAAACTTATGAAAATTGCGATTATTGCGCTCGGAAGCCGCGGTGATGTCCAGCCCTATGTGGCATTGGGTAAGGGATTGCAAGCGGCAGGGCATCATGTGCTGCTGTTGAGTCATGAGAATTTTGATGCACTGGCGGCAGCGCATGGCCTGGAATTTTGTGCGATGTATGGCAATGTGCAGGCGATTGTCGAAGGCGAAGAAATGCGTCGGTTGTTAGCCAAGGGTAACTTTCTAGAAATTACGAAATACACAGCCCGAGAAAGTAAACGCGCAGCAACGATGTGGGCCAAAACTGGCTTGGAAGTCTGTCAAGGTATGGATTTATTGGTGGCTGGGGTGGGTGGTTTGTACCTGGGGCAAGCACTGTCGGAGAAGTTGCGCCTGCCGCTGCTGCCTGCTTTCGTCTTTCCCTTTACGCCCACCAAAGCGTTTCCGGGGGCGTTGTTTCCCAATGTGATTGCCCGCTTTGGTGGCATGGTCAATTGGCTATCCCATCAGCTAGTGCGACAAATCCTCTGGCAAGGATCGCGCGGCGGGGATAATGCGGCGCGTCAGCAAATTCTCAATATACCGACTGCCCCGTTCCTGGGACCAAAGCTGGATAGTCGTTATCCGACGCTGTATGGCATTAGTCCGGCGGTGCTATCAAAACCGCAGGATTGGC is a genomic window of Romeriopsis navalis LEGE 11480 containing:
- a CDS encoding glycosyltransferase, giving the protein MKIAIIALGSRGDVQPYVALGKGLQAAGHHVLLLSHENFDALAAAHGLEFCAMYGNVQAIVEGEEMRRLLAKGNFLEITKYTARESKRAATMWAKTGLEVCQGMDLLVAGVGGLYLGQALSEKLRLPLLPAFVFPFTPTKAFPGALFPNVIARFGGMVNWLSHQLVRQILWQGSRGGDNAARQQILNIPTAPFLGPKLDSRYPTLYGISPAVLSKPQDWRNTEVTGYWYLDSPGDWTPSASLVEFLAAGAPPIYIGFGSMGNRDAAATAELVLSAIEQTGQRAVLSSGWGGLQPETVPDTVYLIDAIPHDWLFPRMAAVVHHGGAGTTAAGLRAGVPSIIIPFFGDQGFWGDRVAKLGVGTAPIPRKKLTAERLAQAILTVVSDAAMQQQAASLGAQIQAEDGIARVVTTIEEINPLKLVSIAHDAEFSGD
- a CDS encoding glycosyltransferase, encoding MKISVIIPTLNEAANLPGTLAGLNTPNIEIIVADGGSQDATIALAEQAGAKVIQSPPGRATQLNHGAAKATGEIYLFLHADTQLPPNWHALIIQTLAQTNT
- a CDS encoding methyltransferase domain-containing protein, with the translated sequence MTAIQTAQGATTPDNGTKVTDAQVTYDIEQAVRDRYAEGAKEAQAALCCPTDGYDGRYLKILPQEIIEKDYGCGDPTRYINEGETVVDLGSGAGKNCYIIAQKVGPTGQVIGVDVNEDMLALSRKYLSPIGDQIGYHNVSFVKGKIQDLALDWSAAQQWLEAHPIKTFESMVAFEAECDRLRQTQPLIDSASVDAVVSNCVLNLVRPKDKNQLFQEIFRVLKRGGRAVISDIVCDEPVTQEILNDPELWSGCISGAFQEAEFLEMFEAAGFHGIEILARQETPWQVINGIEFRSLTVQAYKGKQGECWDHNQAVIYKGPWKAVKDDDDHILYRGERMAVCEKTFNLYTDPQGPYHQDFIPVLPIEPVEPGQAKSFDCRDNAKRDPRETKGMDYNETVTNGESCC
- a CDS encoding TIGR04282 family arsenosugar biosynthesis glycosyltransferase — encoded protein: MLVIFARYPIAGQAKTRLIPALGAEGAAQLQRRMNQHTIAMATACAVPIQIRFCGGTATQLRQHLGNELNYQPQGDGDLGDRMANAFHDGFQQGHKQIVIIGTDCPFIDQAIIRTAFTALATHDLVIGPATDGGYYLIGLRQLLPELFQAIPWSTDAVLAKTLEIATANAVSYTLLPQLSDIDRPDDLAHLPAQLQ
- a CDS encoding TetR/AcrR family transcriptional regulator, with amino-acid sequence MDTSRRAHIGLAKRERTRAKLLEAAYQVFAAKELDAVTIDDIISAAGVARGTFYNYFETREDVLKAVVASLAEAMNQAVWSESTAIADPAERMAFAIRQFLHQAKRDATWGWLIVRIGLVAAPLTATIHQGVRSDLEAGIQQQRFQVDSVQAAIDLVMGTGLMAIRSILEGQTPSDYPEQIAKLILQTLGVAEPEAQAIVTQTLTPLKHDA